GAAACCATAGTAGACAAAGTTGTGTTGTGAGTCGGTGAAGACCTTGTGGCTCGTTGTCTCGGATCATCCCACGCTCTTCATGCACCTTGCTATCTCATGTTGTGGCTATCTTCTGGACCGGGTAGCTGTTGTCGCACTCGAAGAAGACAACACTTGTGATCATGTTGCATCTAGAATAAATCCTTTGATCCCCATCATGTCGTGGGATCACGACGACGGGATCGAAGCACACAAGCCTCCACAAAGTTGCCACTACACCGACCATGCTTGACCACCAAACCTACCAAATCCATGTCAGAGAAGGATTTGGAAGCACTTTATTCATTGATAACATCGCTCTCACCGGAGCAGAATCCATGGTCGATCGAAACCCTAAGCAAACTAGTCCTAGACTAATACTATACAAGATAAGCATGGGGTTTAGGGTTTGGCCTCCTTCGCCCATCCTGCCAATGATCAGAAGTCATCAGGGGAGGAGAGCCGCTGGAGACAACATCGGCAAACAATGACTAGTGTAATTTTACCTTTTTTCTCTAGGGATTTGGGGAAGGGAAAAAAGCCATGCGGTTTCAGCATACCTGTACAATTTATGCTGGCTAACGGAAGATGTCGTACTCCTTGTCAAATTCGATACCATACTCAAACACGAATCGTACTCCTTGTCAAATTCGAGACCATACTCAAACATGAATTTtgtacagttttgctaaagcacatctagatgtgccattaGTATTGCATATCTAAGTCCCTTGGTCAAATTTACATTTCACATTATTTATATGCTCAACTTGGAAGAAAAGAAGCATCAAGGAAAAAACTTAAAATAAAAGAGTACAAAATCGTTCCTCTTCTCCATCTACTCCACCAAACCCCCATCCCCATCTCTCCTCCCCTAGGCTCGCCTTCGCCGTCGGTCGGGCTCCCTCTCCGACACGCCGCCGTCGATACATCCACCCGAGGTATCTACATCTCTACCCCTCCCCGTCTTTCCAGGCGGGTGGATCTGCTTGCCTAACCCTATGGATAGCGGGATCCCTCCGCCCTGTTGAAATTTCCACCCGTATTCCCTGCTGCGTCTGTCGAGATCGCTCAGGCACTGATGCGATTTGGTATTGATTGGCAGGCATGGCGACGGCGTTCAAGGCGTTCGTGAACAGCCCCGTCGGCCCCAAGACCACCCACTTCTGGGGCCCCGTCGCTAACTGGGGCTTCGTCCTCGCGGTACGCACTCCGTCGATTCTGCATCTTGTTTCTTCCTTACAAAACCTGTGCAATTGGTCGATTGCAACAACGAGAATATTGTAATTTCCCACTGTGGCGGTGTTATCTAGGCGAAGATTTTGCAATCTACCGAGAGAATCTGAGTCCTGTCCCTTTCTTGGGGCTGTATGATTAATGTACATGTATCAGGAAATTGGTTCTGCTTGACGAACATCTCCTAGATAGTTTGTTTTAGGATGCTACAGTGGGAGCTCTTAAAGAAAAAGGATCTTAGTTATTATTCTGTCAAGTATCGTATATAAAGTGAATTTCAGGTTGGAAAGATGATGTTCAATGATTAACCAACCTCTTTGGGTCAATGTATCTGTAAAAACTATACGTGTAGATGTTGTTAGTTGTGACAGTAATATGTATGGATTTATGAGTCTTTTGGGGTGCTTGACGACTGCTTATGGAGCTAAACATGAGCAATTTGTTGCATCATGATATATTTTTCCGATGGTTAATAGTAATATGCATTAGTGTTGGTGAACCTATAAAATTGTTTATCCTTCATATACACCACCTTGGAATTGTTCATGACTGTCACGTAAAGAGATGTGACACATTAACACATTCATTTAAGTGTATATATCAATGTGGGAGTATTTTCTCCGGAAGTATGGATTAGGCCTCCGTAATTGAATAATCTTCTTATGCTCTACCTTGATTTTATTCATCCTTAGTGGACATCGGGTCAGTATCATGTATAAATCGTTCTAATTGTTATTTTTGGTTATAGGGTTTGGTTGacttgaacaagcctcctgagATGATATCTGGCAATATGACAGCCGGTAGGTCAAATACTCAGCAATTTGTCTCGCAGTTCACAATTCCTATTTGATGAACAGATCGAACTATCACTAATGCCTATGGTTTTCTGCAGCCATGTGTGTGTATTCTGGGCTCTTTATGAGGTTCGCGTGGATGGTACAGCCCCGGAACTACTTGCTTCTGGCATGCCATGCCTCCAACGAAACCGTTCAGCTCTATCATTTATCTCGCTGTGCTAGGGCTCAGGGGTAAGATCTAAGCTATGTGCAGTAAAATTGTTCCCACTTCCTACCATAGTCGCAATCACCTAAACTTTACCAGATAAATGGCTTTATATTTTGCTTTTATCCCCAATCGGATCGATCAAACTCTTATGTGTTGCAGCAATGTAGCATGGTACGTGATGATAACGATGTCTGCGTTTGGATTTGGCAGGTATCTGGATTCCAAGAAAGAGCCGGAGGCCCAACAGTAAAGGGTGTGGTGTTTCTGAAGTCGGAGGAGCCTTGATTCCGCAGCCAGTCTTTCAATAAGTAAAATTTGTTTCTGAAGCTTTGCAATGCCCTTCATGAGAAAAAAAACCCTATAAAGTGGAAATTTCTATTTCTATGATACTCATGCCTGCAATGTAGCATTACAGCTGTCTTGTTCCTGAATCATGGTACATGACATATTTTTTCTTCTCAATGCACATAGCCGGGGTTAAGTTATCGACCCCGGAGCCACTCCTTGATTTTACTGTTGATTTCCACCACGTCCATAGTATCTTGTGCCTTGCCCCCGCCACAAAGTTGTGTACACCACAGCGAGAGTGGCGATATGGTGGACGAGCTcgcctgctcctgctttgtggaCCAATGGGACAGCGCGATGCTGGAGATGGCATTTACTGCTCGCAGAAACGCAGGTGAGTTTGCACAGCAGAAAACGCATGCATACGGGTGTGGGGCTGTATGGGGAAACGACGGCCTGGACAGACGCCGTAACGGAGAGCTGACGAAGACGGCAGCGAACATCTGGGTGGGCTGTTCGTGAGTAGTACTCCTATTTTTCTTTCCGTGAGTAAAACAAAGGCTAGCAAGGCACTTCCTCTAATCTAAATCAGAAAAAGCTAGCAACGCACTTTGTAAAACATTTTcaccatgtattttaaaaatgtcatCACTCATCTTAGGCAATGCTCAACACATAGAAAGATATTTGACATGTCTCCAAAAAATGTTCAGTTTGTGTTTAAAACTATTCATCGTGTATTTTAAAATATTCAAGTTGACAAATGTTCAACATGTGTCCGGGAAAAAAATAGAGTgttcttttttttgcaggaaaaaaatGTTAACCTCTATTTTAAAAATGGGGAAAATATATTTGGAAAAAAATGTCAACATGTAATTTACAATGgtaaaaagaataagaaaaaaggagaagaaaaaacgGGTCGGGATGGCGGAGGCAACGACTTCTTCACCGCATGGATCTCGGGGCCCTCTAACCCTTTGCCCTAGTCCAGTGGGGGTCCCACCAGCTTTTGGCTGGCAGCCCCGCGTTCCATGCTAAGTGTTGCTCTGTTTTGTGATGGCTCGCGCATGTGTGCGGCGGCCACCCCATCCCAGCTAGGCGGCTGGCTGGGACATGCCAGATCTAGCCTCGCAGGTGGTGGCGCCGATCTATGATCTGTAGTTGTGGATCGTGGTCGACAAGAGCGGCATGTTAGTGCTTGAACAATTCATTGTttcttttattttctagaatttgcTTCCATATGAACATGAGATTATTTCAATTTGGTTACTCTATGTTAATGCGGCCATTTATTTATTTATAACATCAGAAAATTTTGCTTCGAATGACCATAAATTGCTCCAATGTAACAATAATAAACTCTTGCAAACAATACAAATATATGATTCAATCAAACATGTATTTACCACTGTTATAATTGTTTCAAGCACATTAAACTGGAACATTTCTTCTAAAGGATTTGGTATTTGCATAGAAAGAAATGGGAATGTACTTCCTAACAATTTGGAACTAGCATCTAAAAAAACTGAGATTTGCTTCCCTATAACAAATACAATGCATATGATCAGGTTTTACACGGCCCGGACTACAATGCAGATACCATACTTCCAAAGATATGCAAATTTTGCTTCTAAATCATGGCTAAGAATTTCAGAGAAGTTTAGAGCATCTATAGCCAGACTCCTCAAATTAATCGGGCAGGTACGGGGACCACCGACCGGACAGAAGAAAGAAGCAAAAAGTTGACTCAACCGAACCCCTCATATCACCCCTATACATCTGGGTTGTCCGCGAACCCTTATATCCATCTCAAATATGGCGAGGATATGAGGGctcgcggacgcgcccgggcgtgCCCGGTCAGTTCACCACGTAGAACGTGTCCCCATCCCGGactacctttctctctctctctctctctctctctctctctctctctcttcatcttcACCAATCACATGCAAGTCACCGAACATATGAGGAAGAAAATGAGGACAGTAACTGCACGAATGGATAAATAGGGGTTCAAAACGGACACGCTCCGTCACTGACCGTGCGCGTCCACGTACGTTTAAGGGGTCATATTTGCTATgtccagctgtagatgctcttacaacaCTCGATGAGAACTTTGCTTCTAAAGTActtcctccatttttatttactctgtatATTCGTTTTGGTCAAAGTTAGACTTTGTAAACTTCAACAAAGTTTATAGAAAAAGTATTAACATATACATTAACAAATAAATACGATGAGATTCATTATACAAtacactttcacatcatatagattttttATTGTAAATATTCATATTGTTTTCTATACGCTtaatcaaactttataaagtttgacttcagtcaaatataatatgcaaagtaaataaactCAAAGGAAGTAATATTGTTTATGGTTACCCCATACACGGACGTGAAACTATAGTTGCgtgcagatggacaagagtgtaagTGCAGTTACTCACAGTGCGGAAAAagattttaaaaaataaataaaaaataaaaagcaattggatgagcaactgcagttgcgcgtgaTCGATTGACATGCAGTTGTGCGCCCACACGTTGACGTGCAACTTCATTTGGTCACGCGGACGGCTTATTGTGCAGAATAgggataaaataaaaatgaaagtcaaaataactaataaaatataaatcAATCAAATGAAAAAAAAGGTAAAATCTTCAGGCCAAAACGCACAGGAGTAAGATTGACTTTGGTACTTCTCTTCTACCACAATGCGGACTTtggtacctccgtcctggtttattgatttcttttgtaatttgtgtcaaattctGATTAAAGACTTAaataacaaaatgttaatgcatgtcaataaaaattatatcgttgaatttgtatttgaacatagttttcaatgatatatttttttgtgacatgcatgaatattttattagttaaatctatggtcaaaatttagcataaaatacaatgaggaccaataaatcAGGACAGAGATAGTTGGTAAGAATTAGTAAATCTTGTTTTAAATTACGTCAGGATATATTTTCACGGTAATGAAGATTTGTTTATGATTTACGAAGCACTGCACCATCAATGGGAAaaagaacaataaaatcatgcTGCCCGCCATTCATCTGGAATGAATTTAGGAGTACATGCAACTCAAAAATATCAAGTTCCAAGCTAATGCATCAATCGGGACTTCAGTCACCTACCTGAGCAACTCCCTCATAAATTACCTTTTTACCAGAGCATCTTTCCGTGTGGGCCGAAGGTACTTGATGGCACTAGTCACCTGTACCGGGACGGGCTCAGACGGCCATGCACTATTCGATGGGCCTCGTGACTGCAATGTGTAGCTGAAAATACGACGGCCTGCTCAGATCCAGAGAAGAACACGCAGCAGGGATAACGTGTGTAGGCGAGGACGAGCGCTCCTTTGAATTATCGACACCACAGCCGCGTTCTTTGCAGTTTTGGACGACCCCCCTCAGTTCCATTTGTTTATCAAGGGTATCTACAGTGCATGGGATATCCAGCGGATCTACTTTTTGTCGTTGCTTTGAGATTCATGCTATGTTTCTTTGGTTGTGGCCAGCAGATCTACCTTTTGTCGTTGCTTTGAGATTCATGCTATGTTTTTTTGGTTGTGGCTAAAATTTGTCTTTTTTCATACGTGTTGCATAATGTTtcattgtttttttccttgtttgaaAGTGTATCATCATAATGTTTTGATCGTGGATGTTAGAATATACTGTACGTAATTGGATTGTCGAATAAAGTACGCCCTcttaaaaaaatataagagcgtttagactgTACTAAAGAGGGAGTAGATGCGAGGGATGATACTTACTAGgaaagtctttctagagattttaatatagactacaaacgaagcaaaatgagtgaatctacactctaaactatgtttATGGGACATTTTTTTGGACGGCTTAAAAAATAATCTGCCTCTCCCAGCTTAAAAAAATAAGCAACCCTCTAGATTCGTTGTGACTTCTGTGAATAAGAGAAGCGACTTATGAGAAAAGTTGAGAAGGTGGTGGCTTATTATTTAAGCtatcaaaagaactggccctatatacattcgtatgtatcCTATATTAAAATCTTTGAAAAGACTTTCCGTCAAAAAATAAAATTTTtagaaaaacttatatttagaaacgaagggagtaattAGGTTCATTGAACATCTACTACCTATCCGGGGCACGGCAGTGGGCCTCCTTTTCATGTACTAAATCAGACATAGTACAGATCGGCAATAGGCTATCCGAGGCCCTCAAACACATCTCGACCGTCACTCTGTATTGCCCCCATTGTGATTGTGATCTCGTGTCTAAGAGCATCTATAATCAGACACTTGTATTGCCCTGTTGTAATCCCGTGTCTAAGAGTATCTATAATCGGACTTTGCAAATCGGCCTCTCAAGCGGACGCGCTCGGGCACATCGGCGAACACTGACCGATTAAGTCTTCAATTTGCCTTCTCATAATCGGATACCTTAATTATCATATCTCATACATACGaactcatgcaactacgtcgaTACATTACACACATCGTCTGGCTACTCCATCACTACTATCATGTATCGAACTACCAAAATTTagcatgtttggctatggtggacattatccacggctgcccttgcccttcccggcgACCTTGCCGTTATTCTCGCGGAAGTACCAGTCGAATCTACTTGTCGCCAGGGCTGTCCTCGCTGTtgctgtccttcttcttctccttcagtGGTAGTCCGACCATGACACGGGCCGTCCGATTCTGCTCTCGGGCGAGGCCACGCGTGTTTCTTCGCTGCCGTTTCTTCACAATGCGGgcgcggatggcttcctcctctgtggCAGCCCGTCGTCGTCATTTCCGCCACGATACGGGCCTCggcggcccttatcctctcctttcCGCGGCGGGCCGCCCGTTTCCGGTGGGACTCACAGTCTGCCTAGAGATTTTTCGACTACCAGGACCGCGATGATTCAGCCCCAGAGGACTCGAGCGCCCTTTGAGCCGACGCTATGGAGTCATGCCGGATAGATCCTGTCGTCGACCGGACGCTGTTCTCTTAGGAGCGGTGGAGACgattgcctcctccaacccacaCGGATGACACCCTAGTGGACGGATTCATACTAGTTGGAGTcagatccgctgcccgccatgctgGGGACGACCGAAAATCGCCGAAAGTGAGCTTGAGTGATGGAGGGAGTGGAGTATGAAGTGACTAGGATTTGGTCCGGCGAGCGGATGGGGACAAATATATATGGGGTCGGATGGGTCAGCGTGggccgggtccgacgtggcggacaCGCCTGGGCGtcctatatttgggctggatacgACGGATGCCTGTCAGCCCGaacgtttgaggcccgtttgagacgTCTATCTGAGCCAAAATTTCGTAACCGGTTAGTGGACGGCGCGCCCGATCGTTTGAGATGGGTTTGGGGCGCCTAACTGTAGATGCTTTAATCTATCGGCTTTGTGGATGCCTTTATAAAATACTCTTGGTCTGAGGTATATGTGTTCGTTTCAAACACCCCTTTTGAATACTCCAGTCTACTATAGTCCTATACACAAATTCGACAGAATCCAGTAGCCGCTGGGATACAAGGATGGGCCGAACGTCCCAACCAGCCGGAAGAGGAAGATATATCCAATGGTGCTACTCGATTCTCCACGCTTGCAAGTTGGGCCAAAATCACTATTCTAACCTTATCTGAAAACTATGACACAAAATAAATTCTGAAGGAAACTATTTCACAATCTAACCCTTTTCGCAACGTCACAGACTATGGCGTAACGCCGACTTAGCCAGCGTTTCTGCTTCACATGAAAACGCCAAAGTAGCTCGCGGTACCGCCTATACCAAGCTGGCGTTGCTCGCTGACGTGGCACGCCGGAAACGCCAGAACTATTGGCGTTTCTAACTCATCTTCAAACGCCAGAGGGCATGGCGTTTCTGGCTCGACAGGAGATCGAGATCGATTTCTGCTGTGCGCCGCCGCCGCTTGTGTGATCTGTCCTATCAAGGATCGATTCCGTTGAAAGCTGGGTACGCTGCCGCTGCACCTGCACGTCACCGTTGACAGAGTTCGATCACACGGCCACGTGTTCAGAAGTGCGGCCCCGTCTTTCCCGTCCACTACCTCAACTAGTACTAGTCACGTGAAGCTACGGCATATTTTGGTCCCTAATTGTTGTACAGATTTAATCTCCAGAAAGAGCAGTGAATTGACAGGAGCAGTGTAACGCTACGTAAGAATTTCGTGTAAGAGAGTAGGAGCGGTGAAGGCTACACAGGGTAGGTAGGTTAGCTTTGTGGGATACTGGACCTAGTGACTAACTAGCCAGAAACGCCAGCAACGCCAGAGGGCATGGCGTTTGCAGCATTATGGCCAGCAACGCCATGCCCTTTGGCGTTTGCAGCATTATGGCCAGCAACGCCTTGGCCAGAAACACCAACAGTAGCGGCGTTTTCAGAAATGCGGGAAACCTCAGCGTTTCTGCCTGCCACGTCAACATAGCAAAAACGCAGCATACCTTGGCGTTTGTATGTGGAGCAGCAACGCCGCGGGCTGTGGCGTTTTCAAAAGTTTTAGATTGTGAAATACTTTCAAGTCAAGTTTATTTTGTGACAAAGATTGCTGAtaaggtcaaaacagtgattttAGCCTGCAAGTTGCAACAGCGGTGATTGGGACAGGGCCCGGTCGGGTCGACGACTCCTCGCCGTGGCGTGCTGATCCAAACGAATGCTGACGCTTGGGGACAATAAATGTAACAGATCGTGCGGAACAGAGAAAGCAGCAACAACAAAAAGAAGTAGCAGGAGGGTCAGCTGCTTTACTTCAACAAACAGAAAAACAAGAAAAGTgtcaaaaaggaagaaaaaaacagaaagagAAGAAGCAAGATTGCCACGAGAGGAGCTCTTTAGAGCAAACTGGGCGACCCATTTTGTCCGCCCATGTTTGTTTGGGTCGTTGCGGACCAAAACGCCGACCCAACGTGCGGATTCAAACCTAAAACGCGTTCGCGTCATGTCCGCACCGACCAATTTCAGACTCAAATTTGGATGCTAAATTATGTTATTTAATTAGTGATAACTCAAAACAGTAATTTAATTAGCTTAGAATTGAGTGCTAAATTTGCAAAAGTGCTAAGCATTTTTAGCTTAGCTTATATTAACATACCTCTTAGAACTGTAGCTAGTTGATTTCTCTCATCTCTAGCATCTGCTTAGTGCTTATGAAAGCGGATGCTCTTATCCGAAGCATAACAAATGTAAAGGATCCATAAAACTATAAAATAAGCCAACAAGTTGCCATTTGGCACTTCACGTCCACCTTACAACTTCTGGATAAGAACATGATTATCCATGATTATTTTAGGACCGAATAACTTATTGTTCAGTTATgtcttactctctctctctctccatctttGAGAAGGTTCATAAATTTTGTAAGTTAAGCGGAGTAACTTTTAAACGGTGCGTAGTTTTTATAGAAGAAACAGTCAAGAACAACAATACTAAATAGATATAATATAGAAATATATTTTACCCTATTATGTATCCAATGCCATTAATTTGGTAATGCAATCTTTGATATTTTTCCTACAAATTTGGTTAAAATTTACATCGTTTCATTTTTATAGGCTTTCTTTTCGGTCTtcggaaatggagggagtactagtacacAGTATATGAACAtgacaagagaagagaagagaagatacGACTATCGGCGGCCGTGTTCATTTACCAGCTTATTTACAGTGTGGTTGCTACTGCGGAAACACGTGTTCGAACTTGGAAACAATATCAGCCATGCAAAGGATGATGATGGGAAGGGCCCAGCTGACTCACGTTGCTATATTTCGGCAATCCATATTCACTAGCATAATGCCCGTGTTGGTATGGGCTATCCGCCATGTTATCTTAATATTCGGGTCCAATACAAAAATCCCATCCCACGATGCATCCTCCCCTTTATGATGTGGACCCCATTTGTCAGAGAAAGGTAGAGGCGTGTGGCTTTCTTCTGTTATCTCAAGCAACTCCCAGACGTGTGTTCCATCGTGATGTAACTCTGACCTCGCCGCCTATCTTGCTAGGATCAGATCCTAGGTttaactccaccgccgccgccacccgccccaTCTTCGTCCGCCGGAGTCCTTGATCCTCGCCTCCGCATCCTAGGCCGTGGCTGTAGCTGGAGCTCGCCGGCGCTGGGCCGAGCATAGAGAGAGACACCCCCCATCCCACCCCCGAGCCCTTCAACTTGCCTCCCGCCTTGACGGCTGCAGGCCCGCATGTACGCCCATGGTACCAACCCTCGACTCCTCTCCCTATGCACCCCTCTCCTATGCATCTACCTCTGATCCATGTATGTCGCAGCAAGGAATCCATGTCGCGGCGGCCATGGCTGGGCCAGTTCTGCCTACATGCACATGTGTTGTATGTGCTTGTGTATCCTTGTTTTGTATATTTTTTACTGTTCTTTCAATGTTACGTTATTTCATCTTTAGAATTTGGAGAAACACCAAATATTTATGTAGCTAAATTTCATCCTTTTGCTGTTGCCAAGTAGATACAATTGCTAATGGAAGAACAACCACAAATATTTGCAGTTGGTAAACACAATGTTCTACTTTCTTTGCATGAGGCAAAGCACGCAGCTGCACGCAACTAGCAGCAACATCTCCCTAATATCTTTGTTATTTCTGTATAGTTCTCT
The window above is part of the Triticum aestivum cultivar Chinese Spring chromosome 2A, IWGSC CS RefSeq v2.1, whole genome shotgun sequence genome. Proteins encoded here:
- the LOC123189627 gene encoding mitochondrial pyruvate carrier 1 — encoded protein: MATAFKAFVNSPVGPKTTHFWGPVANWGFVLAGLVDLNKPPEMISGNMTAAMCVYSGLFMRFAWMVQPRNYLLLACHASNETVQLYHLSRCARAQGYLDSKKEPEAQQ